The following coding sequences lie in one Labrus bergylta chromosome 5, fLabBer1.1, whole genome shotgun sequence genomic window:
- the ift52 gene encoding intraflagellar transport protein 52 homolog produces MEKEQHNTVVFNCSKRELFTANNGYKSVQKRLRAQWKIQSMKEELSLERLKGVKLWISAGPREKFTASELEVLKHFLDGGGNVLVMLGEGGEMKYDTNINFLLEEFGIMVNNDAVVRNVYYKYFHPKEALVSNGVLNREISRAAGKVVTGIIEDENVGNNAQALTFVYPYGATLSVIKPAVAVLSTGSVCFPLNRPVMAFHQGKEAGQLVVSGSCHMFSDQYIDKEENSKILDVVLQWLMTDNIQLNQIDAEDPEITDYTMLPDTGCLSEQLRVCLQEGDENPRDFTSLFDMTLFNLSTDTLPQVISAYKQLNVKDEPLQLITPQFETPLPQLQPSVFPPALSDLPPPMLDLFDLDETFSSEKVRLAQLTNKCTDDDLEFYVRKCGEILGVTPKLDKDQRDAKHILEHIFFQVVEFKKLNQEHDLETEEPFTPL; encoded by the exons ATGGAGAAGGAACAGCACAACACTGTGGTCTTCAATTGTTCCAAAAGAGAGCTGTTCACTGCGAACAATGGGTATAAATCCGTGCAGAAAAGACTCAGAGCTCAGTGGAAAATACAAAG CATGAAGGAGGAGCTGTCTTTGGAGAGGCTGAAAGGTGTCAAGTTGTGGATATCTGCTGGTCCTAGAGAGAAGTTCACAGCATCAGAG CTGGAAGTTCTGAAGCATTTTCTGGATGGAGGAGGAAACGTCCTGGTCATGCTCGGTGAAGGAGGAGAAATGAAATATGACACCAATATCAACTTTCTCCTGGAGGAATTTGGGATAATGGTCAACAATG ACGCTGTTGTGAGGAATGTGTACTACAAATACTTCCATCCTAAGGAGGCACTTGTATCCAATGGCGTATTGAacag AGAGATTAGTCGGGCTGCTGGTAAAGTGGTCACTGGGATCATTGAAGATGAGAATGTTGGAAACAATGCACA GGCTCTTACATTTGTGTACCCGTATGGTGCCACCCTGAGTGTGATAAAGCCTGCTGTGGCTGTGCTTTCAACTGGCTCAGTCTGCTTCCCCCTTAATAGGCCCGTCATGGCATTCCATCAAGGAAAG GAGGCCGGACAACTGGTGGTGTCTGGTTCCTGCCACATGTTCAGTGACCAATACATagacaaagaggagaacagCAAAATCCTC GATGTTGTGCTCCAGTGGCTCATGACTGATAATATTCAGCTGAATCAGATCGATGCTGAAGACCCAGAG ATCACAGATTACACCATGTTGCCAGACACAGGGTGCTTGTCCGAACAGCTCAGAGTTTGCTTGCAGGAGGGTGATGAAAACCCCAGGGACTTCACCTCTCTCTTTGATATGACTTTGTTTAATCTGTCCACTGACACTTTACCCCAAGTCATCAG cgcTTACAAGCAGCTTAACGTCAAAGACGAACCACTTCAGCTTATCACACCACAGTTTGAGACCCCTCTGCCACAGCTTCAACCTTCT gTGTTTCCACCTGCCTTAAGTGATTTGCCTCCACCCATGCTGGACCTGTTCGATCTAGATGAAACATTCTCTTCTGAGAAAGTGCGCCTGGCACAGCTCACCAATAAAT GTACAGATGATGATCTTGAATTCTATGTGCGGAAATGCGGTGAAATTCTTGGGGTGACTCCGAAGTTGGATAAAGATCAGAGGGATGCCAAACATATCTTGGAACACATTTTCTTCCAGGTTGTCGAGTTCAAGAAACTAAATCAG gagCATGACCTGGAAACAGAGGAACCCTTCACTCCATTGTGA
- the LOC109983164 gene encoding putative nuclease HARBI1: MACPFLDDPIDEGAALLRRELRLRRERILRPRLDVLSFPDNDLFERYRFSSNSISYLHNLLKPRIANVTRRGRALTSEQILCVALRFFANGSFLYNIGDAEHISKATVSRSVRKVCLALKSLLNSFVAFPGHKPVKAIKEEFLSIAGFPNVIGCIDATHIPITAPSENEADYLNGKSSHSINVQIISDAAHIITNLEAKWPGAVHASRIFQESALSKRMENGEFDGLLLGDGGYPCLPTLLTPYPDPEPGPQQNFNEAHCRTRAQVDKTIGLLKARFKCLRHLRVTNPTRACDIIAACVVLHNIATIRGEQHPAVQIEDPTEDHVHPEDTQDGRAVRDIIGQKLFSDLSNPNNQPDQSNKDE, encoded by the exons ATGGCGTGTCCTTTTCTGGACGACCCCATCGACGAAGGAGCTGCGTTGCTCCGCAGGGAGTTACGTTTACGCCGGGAGAGGATTTTGAGGCCCCGACTGGATGTTTTATCGTTTCCAGataacgacctgtttgagcgtTACCGTTTTTCATCGAACTCTATTTCGTATCTCCATAATCTTCTCAAGCCTCGCATCGCCAACGTCACCCGCCGTGGACGTGCGCTGACATCCGAGCAGATTCTCTGTGTCGCCCTGCGTTTCTTTGCAAACGGGAGTTTTCTCTACAACATCGGCGACGCTGAGCACATCAGTAAGGCCACGGTAAGCAGATCCGTGAGGAAAGTTTGCCTCGCTCTGAAAAGCCTTTTGAACAGTTTTGTAGCGTTTCCTGGGCACAAACCCGTGAAAGCTATCAAAGAGGAGTTCCTCAGTATTGCAG gattTCCCAACGTGATTGGCTGCATCGATGCCACGCACATTCCCATCACTGCTCCTTCAGAAAATGAAGCGGATTATCTGAACGGGAAGTCCAGCCACAGCATTAATGTGCAG ATCATAAGTGACGCTGCCCACATCATCACTAACTTGGAGGCCAAGTGGCCTGGAGCTGTGCATGCCTCTCGGATATTTCAAGAGTCTGCCTTGAGCAAAAGGATGGAAAATG GTGAGTTTGATGGCCTTCTGCTGGGTGACGGGGGTTACCCATGCCTGCCAACTCTGCTGACCCCTTACCCTGACCCCGAGCCAGGCCCCCAGCAGAACTTTAATGAGGCCCACTGCAGGACGAGAGCCCAGGTGGACAAGACCATAGGCCTGCTGAAAGCCCGTTTCAAGTGCCTACGCCACCTCAGGGTAACCAATCCTACGAGGGCCTGTGACATTATTGCGGCATGTGTTGTTCTCCATAATATTGCCACGATTAGAGGAGAGCAACACCCGGCCGTACAAATTGAAGACCCTACTGAAGACCACGTCCACCCTGAAGATACACAGGATGGAAGAGCAGTCAGAGACATAATAGGCCAGAAGCTTTTCTCTGATTTAAGCAACCCGAACAACCAGCCAGATCAGTCAAATAAAGACGAATGA